The window ATATTTAAATGGATTTCACGGTGAAAGTTGCCTTCGCCATGCTCAAGAACACGATTCGCTGGAGAAATGAGTTTGGCATTGATGAATCGCTTGAACAATGGTGGTCTTAACAAAGACAGTTCCAAAATAAGGAGCTTTATAAGAATTCATAGAATTCTATGGAGAGGGGAGACATAGATTCATATGAGATATGAGATGGAGAATTCAATTCCCAAAAGTGAGTATTAGGACATTGAATTTCAGttcatttataataattttacttaGAAAGactctttaattattaaataaaatataaagataatcttataaataattcaattttttttataggggtAATGATCTTCATATGCTAAATCATACAAAGTAATTTCTTTCTCAAAACTTTAATGTGAAAGAGACATGTATTAAAGGACATTAAAATCATCTTAAAATATCTATATTGAAAAAGTTTTGGAAAGATTCAAGAAGTCAAATTATGCATCTTTGATAGTACTCATTGTCAAAGGtaacaaattcaatcaaaatcaatgcctacaaaaagcattgaaaaaaaagagacaaggaACATTCTCTATGCATCTACAATTGATAAATTGATATATGCACATGTCTGGATAAGATTTAACTTGGTATTTGTAATAAAAATGTTGGGAAGATATAAAGTAATCCAGGAATAGACCATTAAAAAACTGTTTAGAAAGTTATTAGGTATATTGATTACTTATAGGCATACTGGTCACCTTGAGGTGATTGGTTTTTCAGACTTAGATTTTGTTGATTGTATAGACACAAAAATATCCTATTTcaagatatatttttcaagtttactttagaatatatttttcttccaattatcaaaattataaccACGAAGCATTGAAATACTAGACTTGTTAATAAAAGCAATAAGAAAAGTtgcaataaccaaaaaaatactttaataccATAAAACATATACTTTATCTAAATTAATCAATGTCAATTTAATAGTAAATTCTAACTTTTCTATGAGCAAATGTATagaacttatcaattcttttataataaaattaataaataaaatatcaagaataaaatttattcacACCTGAGAgcctaaaataaaattcacctttaatatttatttattattttattccaattaaatcataaaaaaaatataactgtaGACCCaagtcattttataaaataattacaatttaattAGTAAGAATATAAAGTGTTATATAATGTATAGAATGCAAATTGTAATTTTCCAAATACGAGACAGAACAGAGCAACTAAACTACTTTCATttcagattttaattattttattttattttaagcaatTCATTTCAACCCTCCCCACTGAATCAGTAACCTGGTGGCTGGCTGGGCAAGGCCCGCCATATCAGGTCCGGTTTAGACAACCGTGCTCTTAACACAACCATACGGGGGAGGGAAGGTGTGCCTGAGCAAGGTGATTTTCTTATATACAAATACACAAACTGGGACGCGCGCACATAGATACaattataaagagagagaggttTGATAGCACCACGGCAAAAGGAGACGGTCTTCAACAATGCCAAAGGCATAAATCCTAGCAAACTAGAAAAATGATTGAGGCTTAGCAAAATTATAGAGAGAAACAAATCAGAACATGAATTAGATGGTTATTGCAGAGTGGTTGAAAGAATTGTAGATGTTTTATATACACGGGTTCCATCATGAGCTTCAATTGCAAAAACTTGGAAAAGCCTTCCTTCAAGTTTCAAAGCCAGCAAATAGCAGGAGTTGATGATTGGTCAAATCATATAGAAGCTAGCTAGGAGAATTTCTCCTTCCACTGTGGGCACGAAAAGCTGCCATTCCAGCAACAGCAAAAGCAGCGCCTACTGCACATGTAAAACACAGTTGAGACAATTCATGCAGACATGTATAGCATGATATGAGTGTCGTTTGTGTTCATGCATCAGTGTAGTGAGTTTTCTTTTTCCCCAGTGGGGGTGGGAAGCTTAACCTGACATAAACAGGAGAGAGTGATTGACAAGCTGGTGGAACTGCTTGCGTTTCCTCCCGGCCACAGTTTCAGGAATGTTCAAATGAGGGTGTTCGGCGGCACTTAAGATCCTGCAGAAAACATTATTCATATCTCCGAGCTTTGAGCTGATAGGAATAGAAGCCCCTATTCCCAGCTCCTGGCAAACCTGAAGACGAATTTGGAACTATCACCACAAGCATagcttaaaaataatacaagtgACGGCAATGTGTATGTGAAGTTGCAAGATTTTACAAGTGGTACCAAATTTCGGAAATTGGGCATGCAAAGATGAGGTTTCAATGACAAAATGTATACCCTTGCTGATTTTTGCACACTCATTGGATGTGGATCCAAGTCATCCTTAGCAGCGATAATGAGACTAGGCACCCCATAACCACTTTCTTCTCCATGCCTAGCAACCTCTACAAGAAGTTCATTTGACCTTTTCCATGAATATTCATCCGAACTGGCAATAAGAATTATATGTCATGCCATGATATCTATATATTTAAAGAGaggaaataaaaaagtataaagaaGAAACTAATTCCAATAGTATATTTCTTCCCCTTCCAATAGAATCAATGCCATTCATACACTTTAAAGGTATGTGCACGTGAAACTCACATGGCACATGCATTTGTGGAGGATGGAGCAGAGCCAATAGTTGAAGAATTTGGTAAAATGAAGATAACATGCACCAATCAGAGTCAAATAATTGAGACAGATATAATATATGGTCATAAAAGAGATCATCTACCAACTAATGGACTACCAATAAATACAAGAGAGTCAAACTTGCCTGCTAAAAATCACCAGTCAAATTTACCTGTCATAAACAAATACAGCAACATCAGAGGACGACAGAGATTCTTTATTGGATAGAAATTTTTTCACTCCGTCTTCTGGTATCTCTCGCAAAATAAGAGTCTTCTTATTCCCCTGCAAGGACAACTGCATGACCATATACCTTATGTCTATGATACTTTGATGAAGATGACCCGGTACATTCTCCTTAATATCAGATCATAAATACACattgaaacataattttcactcatgttttgaaaaagaCCTGTTTAGAATGGTATTCTATAGAACTACCACCCAACAGAGTGGCTACCATACGTACCCCATGCTGGTCAACAACATTCACTGCATAGCGCTCACCAGCTATCAGTTCATGACTTTCTGAGAATGGCCTGTGTTGGAATTGGCAGCAGAAAATTACTATTGCTTGGTAGAAAGcagaactaaaaaaataaaacaactggaaacaaaacaaactagGTTCTCCTTGAATGACTCAGAGAAGTTAACAGAAGAAATTATCTAGGGCATATTGGCTACAATGGACATGACATAGGTTTGAGACAATACCTTCCTAAGAATGAATTCAACAGAGTGGACTTTCCAGCATTTTTAGGGCCAAAAACTAAGCAGTGGAAAACATTTCTTTCTGTTTGCTGCTTCTTACGATCAACGGATCTTCTCCGAGTAACATGAAGTGCTGAAGCAGGATTTCCTCCATATCCAATGTATAGCAAATTAGCCAAACTACCTTGTGGATCCAGCATGGTCATAAGAGCCCACTGCAAACAAAtgttcaatataaataaatttgacagATAGCACAAGAAGATTAAAAGTAATGGACTTAAAAGTGACGAGATAAAAAATGGATGTAGacaaatatttataaagaaGTCTTTCATTTTCTAGAGAAAATAAGGATATTCTTCCCCAAAAAcacagaaaagagaaagaagagtagAAAAGACACAGAAAGAGATAAACAGTAACCACAGGTCAATTTTTTAGTACGAGGAAACAATATAGAAGATAAGCAATTATAGCAAAACAACTTCGAAGCAGTATATAAAGATAGGCCTCTCCCAGACAAATTGGATAAGCACCAACCAAGCTTCCATCATAATAAGATAGCCAGAGTAGCAGATTCCTCTGAATAAGGACTCCATAACTTTCACAGAATACTGGCACCAAGTGTTTTACCAAGTTATAAGCATATCATCACCATTGGTTCATTTAATAGTATCTTTTGTAAGCCTCCAAAAACatccattattttttcatgtttaagaGGACTTTTCAGAAGGCTGATGTCAGATGTTTCCACGCATCATGCCTTCACCACCATCAAACAACAAAAGGAATAGAAACGGGCAAGAAAGTAAATTGTTTAAGGTGGCCAAGAGAAAGCTGTTGTCACATAGTATAACATGTTGGAATGCGTTAAAGCCACCAAGAATGAGCAGGAACTAGATAAAGAGTAGTTAGCACTGCAAACCTCAGATAGAAAACCCTTCAGAGTTAAATTTCCCTGTGTGGTTCTCTCTGCAGCATCCTTGTAAGGAGCCTCACCCCAAGGACTGAAATATAGAAATGAATAGCACATTTACAAGTACTATGTAAACAGAAGAAACCCCATTACAGCAATTTGCAAGACCTTaggaaacttgaaaaaaaagcaGATTGGAAAAGGGATAATATTTAGTCCTTGCTTCCAATGCAGATgcagtcaaaagaaaataacttcAACAGAAACTGAGAGGAAATGTAGCTATGCCTAATACCCTCAATGCTATATCCTAGATAATTGTTGGCAATGCTGTGAAGccatacaaagaaaaaacaatgttcTTGTATTTGCAGTTgtcattcaaaaacaaattactgtATTTGCAATCAAAGCCTCCCTTtgacagaaaaacaaaaaatttgagATCTTGCAGTAGCAGCTGCAACAGGAAAGAGATGACAAGCCAATTTTTCATATCTTCATGCTTGCTTCTCATCATCCTAATATCATAAGTTCCTCCTCATAATTAACAAGATACAAAGTCCTCCAGAGATTGGACAATCAGGAAGCAGCCCTTATGCAGCATTGCAAAACTACCtttaaagaaacaagaaatggaCGTGCCAAACCTGCTTTGCTTGTTATCAGCTTTCAACCATTGATCAATAGAATTTTGTTTCGATATTCTATCTACAGGAAGCAtaccttaaaatattttttgacataACAATGAAATATTCCCAAACTTTTAGGAAGGAGGAAAAATACATGCCTAGAAAAATAtcctatattttgttttgtttttgtagaaTTTAGAATTGGATCAAACATCTAGCTCATTAACCGAATCCAGCAATAGAAGGAAAACTGAAGATGTAGTAAATCTGCAGCTATGCTTGTTCATTTCATGATCTTGTTCTGAGATATAAATGTTTATTGCTCTTTGCATTGAAGTGGCATTTTCATGAGCTTTCTATTTTGTAACatttagataaatttaaataCGAAAAATTTGGCTCTTTCATTCCAATCCTTGAACATATGTTTTTATCATGGAGAGTTTATAAGGAGTTCAGCTTTGCATGATTTTTTGCGTTAAAGgcaaaaaatagttgaaataaGCTAACTAGTGTACATTGCAGTGATAGGTGGGGCCACTCTATTGTTTTAGTGTTTTGCTCATGCATAGTACAGGACAATATGTGAATTTCTGCTCCACCTCCTACCATCACCTTGTCCAATCTCATGGACAAGCATCAgaagcattttttttccataccATCCCTCCCCTTCATACTTAGAGCCAATAACACCCTAGTCCTATTCTGTCTGATAAAGTCCAGTCCTATCTTGAATAAAACCAGGCCTGCATACTGTTTTGAAGCAGGGTAAATTGTCTAAATTTAGACCCACATGAAGCATGGGGATGCAAGGTTGTATTTTGTTCAAACTCCTGTATAAACTGATGACGTGTAAGTTTAAAATGAGAAACATGTATTCTTTCATCATCACATATGATGTGTAAGTTAGATGCATGCAATTTGTGGAATTATTGCTCGTATCATTTTTCACCCAAGAGAGACCAATGCACCCAAGAAAATACACAGTGAACAAACACTGGCAAATTATAGCAAAGAAAATCAAGGAACAAAAGCAAATAACCAGACTTACTTTTCTGGAGCAGTTGAAAATAGCTCATCAAGTTCAGTAGGTTGTAAGGCTCCATACTATTAAGTGTAAAGATTGAAACATTAGAAATCTTTTGGAGGTAAATTACATATGAacggaaaaagaaaacaaacttccAGGAAGTGACGATCAATAATCTGGTAACAGTTAATACATACATTATCGGTATCAAACAATCGGAACACCCGACGAACAAAGTCTACAGCTTCAATTGTCAACTCTACACTCTGCATGATGACAGAACAAACTCTACAATAATTAATAAGAACCAACACCAGACGAGCAGTCCAATAATGTATATCAGTCACACACACCTGATCAGGAGCATGCTTTGATGGAGCTGGAAGAAAATCATCTCTGAGTTTTAAATCATTGCCGTAGCCAAATTTTCTCAAAACAGCCCAAGTAGTTTCAAGGCGCCCTTTATCTATAAAAAGAGAATGGAGAAACAGGAACCCTTCAAGGGTAAGCCCCAGGTCATTGAccccttctttcttcttttcttgcacAACTCTTCTCACACCCACTATTTCAGCAGGCTGCAGTGGAGAGTCAAAACATTTAACCTGGTTACCATTATTGCAACATGTCAGAATCCCCAGCAACAGAATTGAAAAGTAGCTCTGGGCTTCTTAAGGGGTACCCTGCCTAGCATTAGAGGGGTTTTCAAAGAAGTTACTCTAACTGATATTCAGTGAATCGGGGTCCCGCAATGTCTTAATTTCTGGTTCCTTTTTACTAGAAGGAAATCGTATTCTCCGTTTTGGATTAtcattctcattattttaataatatagtttGCCATTATTGAGAGAGtgaatgtttaataatttttattgtttgttgtaATATTCAATTTGTCAATGAAGAAATGTAAAAGAGtagaaaagggaaaggaaacCTGAAAATCATTCAACTCTGCATCATTGAGTGCACCATCCATGTCACTATCACATAGAATAAATATCCTTCTCAATGCCCTTATACATCGGGGTTGCAAAGCTTGAGTGTCTTGATCAAACAAAGGAGCTGTTGGATGAAGTACAGCTTTTTGAGCATAATAGAAAACGTCAGGGACCTACATATAGTTAACTTTGGTTCTTAAGTTCTAACCTTTTATACTGCTACCATGTGAGTTTCAACGCAGAAAATAACAAGGTTAATGTTCTAATAAAGCATGACAACACCTCTATATGAACCAAAAAGTTCTGCCTTCCAACACAAAAGGCTAAAAAATTTGGAAGCCTGGTCATCAAAACAGAACTAGTTGCAGGGAAAAAATCCCTTAGTTCTTTATCCTTTTCTACTTTTATAGCTCTCGACATCACTACCAACTTTCCCTTCTCTTACAACATTTTACAATTCATCATAACATAACGAAACAAAACAGAAGAGCGCTCTATGCATGTCTCAATAAATTCTTAGATGTAATTGTTTGCTATGAAATTCAATTGCCTCTATCCAGAGAATAAATACCTGCATAAGGGTAACAGCAGAGCACTCTATACAGGTCTCAATCTCCCTATACTGTTGCATGATTGGTCCCATAACCGGCTCGAGGCTAATCGGCTGGTTCTCATCTCTCAAATCTACTTTGCAACCCACCACTATCACCGGTACCTtcacctaataaaaaaaaacaaagtaacatTACATTCACCAACTAATAACCTacattataattacaaaaattgtaaataagaaaacagaaaaaaaaaaaaaacctctaatcGACGAAATTCCTGAAGCCAAAAACTACTCAAACGAGTAAGCGTCAACGGAAAATCACACGCGTAAGTTAATATAATCACATCAGCTCGCTTCAATTCTTCATTTAGCTTTCCTCTACTCTCCAAGCTTTAACAAATTCAAGCAAACTAACTTTTaactaacattaaaaatacGTATACAATGCGTATGTGTGTATAAAATACAGAAATGCTTACCTTGCAGAAGTGTCGATGATAGTGATAGGAACGCGATCGGGGAAGAAATCGGCAGGGAGGCGAGTGGGTG is drawn from Populus nigra chromosome 5, ddPopNigr1.1, whole genome shotgun sequence and contains these coding sequences:
- the LOC133694110 gene encoding mitochondrial Rho GTPase 2-like isoform X4, which translates into the protein MPGGNSAAAGGKIGVRIVVVGDRGTGKSSLIAAAATESFPENLSPVLPPTRLPADFFPDRVPITIIDTSASLESRGKLNEELKRADVIILTYACDFPLTLTRLSSFWLQEFRRLEVKVPVIVVGCKVDLRDENQPISLEPVMGPIMQQYREIETCIECSAVTLMQVPDVFYYAQKAVLHPTAPLFDQDTQALQPRCIRALRRIFILCDSDMDGALNDAELNDFQPAEIVGVRRVVQEKKKEGVNDLGLTLEGFLFLHSLFIDKGRLETTWAVLRKFGYGNDLKLRDDFLPAPSKHAPDQSVELTIEAVDFVRRVFRLFDTDNYGALQPTELDELFSTAPENPWGEAPYKDAAERTTQGNLTLKGFLSEWALMTMLDPQGSLANLLYIGYGGNPASALHVTRRRSVDRKKQQTERNVFHCLVFGPKNAGKSTLLNSFLGRPFSESHELIAGERYAVNVVDQHGLSLQGNKKTLILREIPEDGVKKFLSNKESLSSSDVAVFVYDSSDEYSWKRSNELLVEVARHGEESGYGVPSLIIAAKDDLDPHPMSVQKSARVCQELGIGASIPISSKLGDMNNVFCRILSAAEHPHLNIPETVAGRKRKQFHQLVNHSLLFMSVGAAFAVAGMAAFRAHSGRRNSPS
- the LOC133694110 gene encoding mitochondrial Rho GTPase 2-like isoform X3 — translated: MPGGNSAAAGGKIGVRIVVVGDRGTGKSSLIAAAATESFPENLSPVLPPTRLPADFFPDRVPITIIDTSASLESRGKLNEELKRADVIILTYACDFPLTLTRLSSFWLQEFRRLEVKVPVIVVGCKVDLRDENQPISLEPVMGPIMQQYREIETCIECSAVTLMQVPDVFYYAQKAVLHPTAPLFDQDTQALQPRCIRALRRIFILCDSDMDGALNDAELNDFQVKCFDSPLQPAEIVGVRRVVQEKKKEGVNDLGLTLEGFLFLHSLFIDKGRLETTWAVLRKFGYGNDLKLRDDFLPAPSKHAPDQSVELTIEAVDFVRRVFRLFDTDNYGALQPTELDELFSTAPENPWGEAPYKDAAERTTQGNLTLKGFLSEWALMTMLDPQGSLANLLYIGYGGNPASALHVTRRRSVDRKKQQTERNVFHCLVFGPKNAGKSTLLNSFLGRPFSESHELIAGERYAVNVVDQHGGNKKTLILREIPEDGVKKFLSNKESLSSSDVAVFVYDSSDEYSWKRSNELLVEVARHGEESGYGVPSLIIAAKDDLDPHPMSVQKSARVCQELGIGASIPISSKLGDMNNVFCRILSAAEHPHLNIPETVAGRKRKQFHQLVNHSLLFMSVGAAFAVAGMAAFRAHSGRRNSPS
- the LOC133694110 gene encoding mitochondrial Rho GTPase 2-like isoform X2 encodes the protein MPGGNSAAAGGKIGVRIVVVGDRGTGKSSLIAAAATESFPENLSPVLPPTRLPADFFPDRVPITIIDTSASLESRGKLNEELKRADVIILTYACDFPLTLTRLSSFWLQEFRRLEVKVPVIVVGCKVDLRDENQPISLEPVMGPIMQQYREIETCIECSAVTLMQVPDVFYYAQKAVLHPTAPLFDQDTQALQPRCIRALRRIFILCDSDMDGALNDAELNDFQVKCFDSPLQPAEIVGVRRVVQEKKKEGVNDLGLTLEGFLFLHSLFIDKGRLETTWAVLRKFGYGNDLKLRDDFLPAPSKHAPDQSVELTIEAVDFVRRVFRLFDTDNYGALQPTELDELFSTAPENPWGEAPYKDAAERTTQGNLTLKGFLSEWALMTMLDPQGSLANLLYIGYGGNPASALHVTRRRSVDRKKQQTERNVFHCLVFGPKNAGKSTLLNSFLGRPFSESHELIAGERYAVNVVDQHGLSLQGNKKTLILREIPEDGVKKFLSNKESLSSSDVAVFVYDSSDEYSWKRSNELLVEVARHGEESGYGVPSLIIAAKDDLDPHPMSVQKSARVCQELGIGASIPISSKLGDMNNVFCRILSAAEHPHLNIPETVAGRKRKQFHQLVNHSLLFMSGAAFAVAGMAAFRAHSGRRNSPS
- the LOC133694110 gene encoding mitochondrial Rho GTPase 2-like isoform X1; the protein is MPGGNSAAAGGKIGVRIVVVGDRGTGKSSLIAAAATESFPENLSPVLPPTRLPADFFPDRVPITIIDTSASLESRGKLNEELKRADVIILTYACDFPLTLTRLSSFWLQEFRRLEVKVPVIVVGCKVDLRDENQPISLEPVMGPIMQQYREIETCIECSAVTLMQVPDVFYYAQKAVLHPTAPLFDQDTQALQPRCIRALRRIFILCDSDMDGALNDAELNDFQVKCFDSPLQPAEIVGVRRVVQEKKKEGVNDLGLTLEGFLFLHSLFIDKGRLETTWAVLRKFGYGNDLKLRDDFLPAPSKHAPDQSVELTIEAVDFVRRVFRLFDTDNYGALQPTELDELFSTAPENPWGEAPYKDAAERTTQGNLTLKGFLSEWALMTMLDPQGSLANLLYIGYGGNPASALHVTRRRSVDRKKQQTERNVFHCLVFGPKNAGKSTLLNSFLGRPFSESHELIAGERYAVNVVDQHGLSLQGNKKTLILREIPEDGVKKFLSNKESLSSSDVAVFVYDSSDEYSWKRSNELLVEVARHGEESGYGVPSLIIAAKDDLDPHPMSVQKSARVCQELGIGASIPISSKLGDMNNVFCRILSAAEHPHLNIPETVAGRKRKQFHQLVNHSLLFMSVGAAFAVAGMAAFRAHSGRRNSPS